The DNA segment GCTAGGAAGCTAAAGAAAGTTAAGTTTGCAAGAAACATAAATGTTGCTTCTAGGTTTTTAAAGAAGCGGAAGAAGGTTGTTAGTGCAGGTGAtgatgaaaatatttctaaaaggaATAAGACTGCTCTTGGTCAAAGAATACCTCCTAAACAGTTTATTGGTATTCTTAATGATATTCCAGAGACTCATAAGAATTCAATTAGACGGATTGGATTTGGTGGTTTTTTGGATTTAAGTTTAGATGTTCATAATGCTTCTTTTTGTGAAAGACTTGTCAATAGTTTTAATGTAGATAGGTGTAGCCTTATGTTGGGTAATAGTGAAGagttgaagtttgttaaggaagATTTTCAAGCTGTTTATGGCTTGCCTTGTGGAGGTGTAGAGATTGAGGAGCCCCAAGATGTTGGGGAAGATGATTGTTCAGATTTTTTTGCTGAATGGAGGTCTTATTTTGGGCTTGTGAGTGGAAGTCCAATTAATAGTACTGTGATTGCTAAGCTGAATGATCTGAAGACGAAACCATTGTGTGATGAGTTTTTGTTGCATTTCGTATTCTGTGCGGTAAATTGTTGTATTCGTTCAACCAAGAACCAGGCTATGAACTATAAATTTCTTTATAGTTGTAGGAATGTTAATGAGATTGTAAATTTGGACTGATGTTCTTTTGCATATAAGCATTTGTTGGATTCTGTCAGTGATTGGAAGAGGAGTCCTACTTTTTTCACAGGTCCCCTTCCTTTCTTGTtggtaagtatattttttttttattatgtgtttGACAATATTTGTTGGTtgcttattttttaatttgtgtttaacttgttcatttttgttatttttttctagATAAGTTATTTTGATAGGCTTCAACGAGCTAATGTTGTTAATCCAAGAGATTATCCATTGATAtctgtttggaataaagaacGAATTCAAAAGAGGATGGCTTTGGAGAAATTGAGGGGATTTGGAAGTGGGATTGTGTTAAATAGAATATTGGTAGGAGAAAACTTGGTAAGAGAAGGTATGTATGGGGATgaaggaaatttggaaagagAAGCAGTGAATAGGAATGAAGATAAACAAGATGCTGAAGTTGGCAATAAGAAGGAATGTGGAGAAGCTTCTTCTAGTGGACCAGCAGAAATTTTTGTACGTTATTATAGCTTTccctttgtttttaaattttagaacattcttattaaattttagaacatgtttattaaattttagaacatgcTTACTATTATTTATAACTTGCCCTGTTTTTTAATTATGGTTTTGTATATGCAGGAATTTCTTTCTAAGTTCCAATCATTAGCTAAAGAACTGGGTTctaaagttaatgaaatgtaTGTTATGTTGAAAGAAGCTAATGTTGTTTTTGGTGAAGATGGTACAAGCGTTGAGATGGGTAATGTGATAGAGTTTATGGAGTAAATATACTCGAGGCAATGAAGATCCAGTTAGTCAAAGTGAAGGAGGGAAAGAAGAAGTTGTTAATGAGAACAAAGCTGAAAGTAAAAAAGATACATGAATGACTGGAGATTTTGAATGTGATTTGTCTAGTCAAGATAGTCATCCTTAtcttaattctgaattttttgaTGAGATAGATGCTTTAGTTGAAAgaataaaaagagagaagaaagatcagagagaaagtgaaactccaatgaagaaatctgaagaaaaatattcttgtccaaattttaatttgttgagtCAAGAGTTGCATGATTTTGTTGGAGCTGAAGGTGGATCTacacaaataaaaaattttgttGAGAAAGTGGATGTTGCAGATGTGAAGAATAATTCTGATCCTGAAGTAATGTATGTGATaagaattattttatattttgtttattttttttaatgtttgttatattttagaacatatgcCTTATTGTTTAGGACATAGGTTTTATGTTTCTGATTATCTTATtgcttttttatgttttaaggtggtttgttttgtcaacaggtttgttgttgatgatgaagTTGATAACGTGATGATAGAAGATGTTGTGGATGTAGATTTACAAGCTTTGCCTAGAAATATTCCAGATAAGTTACAGAGTCTGTGCAAATGGGCTAATTCCGAGTTGGTGAAAGGCAATTTTGTTAGCTATGTTATTGGTGAAGAATTGTTTGGACATGCTGCTAAAGCATTATTGTTGAGGCATGATATATATTCGTTGGTTCATATGGAAGAGAtaacttgcaacgttataattttctatatgaggtattttgtttttgaaatattatagttttatttatattagttgtAGTTGATTCTTACTATGtacttttgtgtttttatgtagctacttgtttaatttgttgaagaaaagaggaatggacaaattgttttattttgtcgATCCTCATTACACTTATTCAATTGGAAGTACTAAAACAGTAAGCCAGCGCTCATATGAGTTGATGAATCGATTGAAGATGTCCACGATGGATAAGTCTATCTTTTTGTGTCCATATAATACAGGGTATgaaattttagttattttatttaatatttttgtaagtaattttctttattttgaaataataatagtattattttCAGTGGACACTGGACGTTGTCAGTTATCGATTTGACGAATTTTAGAGCTTATTGGTTGGATCCGTTGAGAAGGCGTTTGCCAAAGGCAGATATATGGATGGATGTTGTGAATGAGTAtgttttttgtttatattttgttttatagtttatttgatatataattatgttttaAGATTAAGATTATGTACCTGATTTtaatgaatttcattttaaCAGCGCTATTCTATTATACTCTGGGAATGATcaaattaaagtcaaatggaCTGCACTTTTGGTAACTCTTAATTTGTATATTGGTTTTGTACATGTGTGAAATTGTTTAGAACGTAAAGGTTAGATTGATGtacatgattttaatgttgtgctTGTTGTGTTGTAGGGTGTGCCAGAGCAGAAAGATCATaaaacatgtggtttttttGTAATGCGGTACATGAGAGATATTGTGATGGACAATGATTTGAAGTTTGCTGAAAATGTATAGTCCACTTATAATAAATGTTTTGttgcattattttgaaattatagtttgttttatggtattaatttttttatattttgtagtgGAAAAGTAGGTGTGGTATGAAATATAGTCAAATTGATTTGGATGAAGTTCGGAAAGAGTTTGTGGAAGAAGTGGTAAGAGTAGGAGTTACTGGACTTGATGACTGTTTTACTGATGATGTTTCTAATAGTAATGCAATGTAAGTGATATTtaagaatttttgtaatttagaatatctgtatgtgttttttgaacatatggtttatattttagaacatgaGAATAGAATTTAAGAGTATGTGTTTTCTGTTTTGGAACAtggttatttttttttcctttttgttatttttttatgttgttaatagGAGAGTAGAGAAAGATGTAGTTGAGAAAGCGCAAGAAGGTGGTGTTGGAAATCATGCAAAAAGGATTTCAAAGTTGCATGTGTATCTACAGTCTCCATTTTTGGTTGAGTCTGAGCATTTACTAAATAATATGCTTGGTTCGAGGAGAATGTTGGTGGAATATGCTTTCTGTAATGGAGACCCACAGTAAgatcttaattgaatgttgtttgtgttaatttgaattttctttaagatatacttattgtttttattttattctgttTGCTTTTTTTGAAGTGAGTTGTTGTATAGTGATTCTTTGTCCACAATCAATAGAGAGGAGATTATGACCTTGTCAGGAAAGAATCATTTGGTTTGTAATGTTGTTGATGCGTGGTCTCGAATATTGAATGGTGAAAGGAAGAGCAGAGGTCAAATTGCTGCGAACAGATTATTCTTCTCTACTGTACCATTTGTATgtgtttttactttttgatttttttttttgttaaaaagaaattagattatattaatatgaatgttgtatttttgtatAGTTGTTACTATGTATAGATAAGGGAGTTCCTGGATCTACTAAGTACAGCGATAGACACGATGCTTTTTTTGAGAGGATTAGTTATGAACTTCGTGAGGCTAAAGTAGATAGTTTACAAAATTATCAGTtggtaattatattaaaagtaaattgtgttttactgtaatttttgtttgaaattaTTATGATTGCTAATGGTTTATCTTTTTAGGTGTTCTTTCCGGTTGTTCATGCTGCACATTTCTATCTTTTTGTTATCAACCATTTTACTGGAAAAATAGACGTTATTGATAACAAGGCTCTTGAGAAAGGTGTTCAACCTTCTAGTAAATATAAGGGTTTTGCAAAGGCTTTGGTAATATTACTCAActgttttttagttttgttattgtgttctatatatttattatcatGTTCTGAAAAACTAACTGTATGTTCTGAATAGTTTATGATATGTTTTAATATTCATAAGatgttgttttatgttttctAGGTGAAAGCATATTCACTTTATATTAAAAGAGAAAGCCCTGAATGTTTGAATGATATCAGTGCTTATAGTGCAAGACATTTGAAGTTGAAGTGGAAAGACACAACCAACAATGATGATTGTGGTGTTTTCCTTATGAAGCATATAGAATTATATTTTGGACAAGATGTTGATAAATGGGATATTGGATTTGGAGATAACAATGTGagtttttttaatcttttttatgATAGGTTGATGTTATTATTTTGAGAATATTAGtaatattgattttgtaatattGCAGATTGATCCGTTGAAGAATTTTAGAGTTGAGTACTGTTGGAGGATTTTGCCAGATCCTGGAAACAAAGAAGTTGTTGCTGTTAATGGGAAGGCATTAAAATGGAAGAATGAACACTAGTATTATTAGTTTAGTTAGTtataatttgtaatatatatgggataattattgtaatttttgtaaaatatatTGTAGAAGTTTCTGTTGGCAaagtttgtgttttattttttaacatgtcATATATGTTAGAACATAAGACATATTTGTTGGAACGTAAAACATATTTTTTGGAACATACACGATTTTGATAACAGGAATGAAGTGTAGATTGGATATATTTGTTTAGGGTGGAAAGGTGTGCAGCTTAGAGGCTTGTTTAACAAAATTGTAATCATATGAAAATTCATTAGAATAGAATGAGAAGCTTGAAGTTAAATTTTACTGTTATACATGTTTATATCCACTATAAACATGTTAGATTCATTTTGATACATGTCATAATGATCATATTTGTAATACTTAAAATATGATAATTATGGCACACGTCATAAATTGGATGAAATATAGATAAAAAGATAGAGGAAcatgaaataattattatactTATAATACTTTGAAATATGTTAATTATGTCATTGAATGAAATACGGGTAAAAagatagagaaataaaaataacaaattttagagaaataaaaataagaaattttcAGCTTCTtacatagaaaaaaaataattctgTGACAATAAATTGTATATTGGAAATATTAAATCGTTGTTCTAAAACATgtatcatatgttctaaaaaatatatcatatgttctaaacaataTAAGAGATTAGTTGTTCTATTTTTCTGGACAGTTTCTGCTATCATGGTTAGCAAGCTGTTTACAGACTCTGCATAACCTCTTTTTTTCTGGTTTTCCTCAACAGCTTTCTCTCTTTCACTCTTCAATCTTTTATCACCGTTTCCTTTTGGAATATGTACACATGTACCTTTGTTCTTtgcactacaacaaatcatcacttgcgccaCGAATCATGCCACGAGAATTCAAGATTCGTGGCATATTTTCATTTAGCCACGGGAAAAAGAGATTCCAATAAAAACTTTAGATTACTTGATAAATTTATGCCACGGGTATTTGTTTTTTGTGGCAAAAATATACTTATGTCACGAATTTTGccacaataattttttttcgtGGCTAAATCTATTTTTGCCACGGAAAAAATTTACTCGTGGCATAAAATTACTTATACCACGACTAATTTATTTCATTGCAAgaaaattaattagttttagaataaataatgtattattcataaaataagaaaaatatataagttATGTGTTTTAACCTATTATACTAGTTAGACCACATGTATATTTTAAAgtacttatattttattttaatcaactctttaatccttccatatatatattttcgctacaagaaaaataaatattaatatgcaAACTTTAATAAGAGTGTAAAAtacacttattaaaaatagggttaatatacatatttgccctcgtgttttctcggaaaaacacatatgcccctgtgtcaaataaacccactaaaATCTCCTTGTACTTGTCACAACCCTACAGATATACCCCACACTAACGGAATGATGATTTGGCACAAACGTCGTTCCACGTGGAACGCCACGTCATGCCACGTCAACTGCcaacaaattaaaatgaatcctgcgtggcaaagtaaaaagggttaatacacatatttgccctcatgttttctcggaaaaacacatatgcccctatatcaaataaacccactaaaATCTCCTTGTACTTGTTAATAAGTTATCATGCCACGTcccttttttaaaaatttaaataaataaaaatatgtctACATGGCAGTTCATATAAGTAGCAGAAATTAGAatgactctctctctctctctttctttcaaCTCTCTCTCGTTCTTTCGACTTCCTAGGAGAACTAAAAGAACCCTTCGACTCCTCTCTCTCTATCGTAGCGCTTCTTCTTCTCATAGATTGACAAAAAAACGAGTGTGAAACCCTATCTTCTTCTGGTTTATTCGACGCAATGGAGAGTGAATAGTTACTCTGCAGTGGAGTGAACAGTGGATTTATGAAAAACGAGTGCGAAAccctatcttcttctccttggATTTATGAAAATATTACAATAGTTGCTACATTTGAAAAAGCTGTTATAAGCAAATAGAGAATTGAGAACTGACATAGATGAAATATTATGCTTATAAATCCAAGACGATTTAGAGGCTTTAGGGCAAATTTTTGCACTGCTTCCTCTTCCAATTCTTCAGCAGCAGCACCACCAATTTTCAGCTTTTTTACCATTTCCAAAGCGACATCTACATTTCAAATGTTGATAACTTATTAACAAGTACAAGGAGATTTTAGTGGATTTATTTGATACAGGGGCATatgtgtttttccgagaaaacacgagggcaaatatgtgtattaaccctttttactttgccacgtaggattcattttaatttgttgGCAGTTGACGTGGCATGACGTGGCGTTCCACGTGGAACGGCGTTTGTGCCAAATCATCATTCCGTTAGTGTGGGGTATATCTGTAGGGTTGTGACAAGTACAAGGAGATTTTAGTGAGTTTATTTGATACAGGGGCATatgtgtttttccgagaaaacacgagagcaaatatgtgtattaacccttaaaaatatattctttatacatataataaaaataaattctatCACTATATTAGTAAATAAGGCAAAAGCTAACGGGCGCCCGGGACGCCTGTTAGTGGGCTCGTATTTAAAATAGCAATAAACATCTCACTTATTAAAAGATTTCAATTTACCGCCAAACACTTACTCCCTTTCCCTCCTCAAATTTCATTTCCTCCTTGAAAATTTCAGACCAAAACTGCAATAGAAATATTTTCCCTGCTCAAATTTGGTTTTCCCTAAATGCTTCCCTCCTGAAATTCGTTTCTTGCTCCAAAAGTTCAGACCAAAACCCAAATAGAAATCTTATGGCTCCTCAAATCGGGTTTCCCCTAAATGCTCCAAAACTGGTTTCCCTCCTTAAAACCCTAATTGAAATCGTTTGCTCTAAATTTCTCAACCTCTACTGAATTATTCACCTGTGCGAGCTGCTCCAAATCTCTAATTCACCTACACAAGCTCGTCAGAACATCCACTACCACTCAAGGCAAACCTCCATACCATATCAAATGGCCATCGCTTAAGAAGCAGGTACTTCTTCAAATAATTTCACCTACGCGAGCTCTCTGAACATCCAAAATTGTTGTTTATCTTAGAAATTAGAAAGAGTATCTCCTTTACTTTCTCTCACTTTGATCCCTCTAGGGTTTTCCTTGCTCTTGGTTTGCATGATGAATTTAGGGGTTTAAGTTATCATCAAATTAATTTTGGTcatcaatttgtttaatttcTTGTTTCATTAAAATATAGGAAGAGTATGTGCTTGAATTTGAAAGACATGGTACAACTGGATATTCAGAAAATTGATAGAGATTTGAGAAATGAGACGGAAATAGCTATTAGCTTGCAAAAAGAGAAGGATAATTGTATATACAGGCAGCATGCCAGAAGAAACAACTAGATAACATAGAGGAAATCATTCCTAGGAGTGGGATCCTCTCCCAAAACCATTCCATAGATTTGAAGTGATAGAATTATGGAAGAATGTATTGTAGGGCGAGGACATTAAATGATATATGGAGTGTGGCTATGCCTTATCCACTGTTAGTGAAAGTAGTTGTTTCAGCAGTAAGAATA comes from the Euphorbia lathyris chromosome 5, ddEupLath1.1, whole genome shotgun sequence genome and includes:
- the LOC136228713 gene encoding uncharacterized protein — encoded protein: MTGDFECDLSSQDSHPYLNSEFFDEIDALVERIKREKKDQRESETPMKKSEEKYSCPNFNLLSQELHDFVGAEGGSTQIKNFVEKVDVADVKNNSDPEVMFVVDDEVDNVMIEDVVDVDLQALPRNIPDKLQSLCKWANSELVKGNFVSYVIGEELFGHAAKALLLRHDIYSLVHMEEITCNVIIFYMSYLFNLLKKRGMDKLFYFVDPHYTYSIGSTKTVSQRSYELMNRLKMSTMDKSIFLCPYNTGGHWTLSVIDLTNFRAYWLDPLRRRLPKADIWMDVVNDAILLYSGNDQIKVKWTALLGVPEQKDHKTCGFFVMRYMRDIVMDNDLKFAENWKSRCGMKYSQIDLDEVRKEFVEEVVRVGVTGLDDCFTDDVSNSNAMRVEKDVVEKAQEGGVGNHAKRISKLHVYLQSPFLVESEHLLNNMLGSRRMLVEYAFCNGDPHELLYSDSLSTINREEIMTLSGKNHLVCNVVDAWSRILNGERKSRGQIAANRLFFSTVPFVFFPVVHAAHFYLFVINHFTGKIDVIDNKALEKGVQPSSKYKGFAKALVKAYSLYIKRESPECLNDISAYSARHLKLKWKDTTNNDDCGVFLMKHIELYFGQDVDKWDIGFGDNNIDPLKNFRVEYCWRILPDPGNKEVVAVNGKALKWKNEH